In Pomacea canaliculata isolate SZHN2017 linkage group LG12, ASM307304v1, whole genome shotgun sequence, a single genomic region encodes these proteins:
- the LOC112576588 gene encoding gamma-glutamylcyclotransferase-like gives MMASKKFLYFAYGSNLLRERVMLNNPSATFKCIGKLEGYILTFKGSWSRWRGAAASISKKNDGHVWGVIWEVDLGDIENLDRQETFYDAIEVPVSSISNEVLRCRTYKLSRGYKPGKPSPHYKDVIVRGARQNSLPAVYIAFLESLEDNGYAGEVEVYNSVMQLLQADN, from the exons ATGATGGcatcaaaaaaatttttgtattttgcttacGGAAGCAACTTACTGCGCGAGCGAGTCATGCTAAACAATCCCAGTGCTACCTTCAAATGCATTGGCAAATTAGAG GGTTACATCCTCACGTTTAAAGGTTCATGGTCTCGCTGGAGAGGAGCAGCTGCCAGCATCTCTAAGAAGAATGATGGCCATGTTTGGGGAGTGATCTGGGAGGTTGATCTTGGCGACATAGAGAATTTAGACAG GCAGGAGACTTTCTATGATGCTATTGAGGTACCTGTTTCTAGCATCTCCAACGAAGTTTTAAGATGTCGCACTTACAAACTGTCAAGGGGGTACAAACCAGGCAAACCATCCCCTCACTACAAGGATGTCATTGTACGTGGAGCTCGACAGAACAGCTTACCTGCAGTTTACATTGCTTTTTTAGAATCTCTTGAGGACAATGGGTATGCTGGAGAAGTTGAAGTGTACAATTCAGTGATGCAGCTGTTGCAAGCAGATAATTGA